A window of the Vibrio pomeroyi genome harbors these coding sequences:
- a CDS encoding sensor domain-containing diguanylate cyclase gives MPHTTDPLTGLKRRTLPLVVFSVSFLITVLCFILVALNQNRALNMNLNSFATHQTLSLEAFIDNDVAYIGSGANFFYSNDPENWDKFDRFAQQTINDSKSLIGLQWMQKVEPDEIAEHTAQMKEKYPSYKLFTIPKHEAKTYGYVLNGEPAFIATDLYPNTAANDKVLGFYSSRERFKRVLENIKQTREANISDKVRLIQDGLDRDTPKSGMLVYHPVFEGESDNLLGVVIGVVRTTYYFENLLASAVGDMDVYIRVTDTGFEAEDSPILFETEGYEAVSGHHITKTIALTNRDWKIDYKIDSCISFYGYLVLTGIALVGTTISLLLAYIVNMQIREKERLYRMLDKRTEELRFLADHDSLTEIYNRRAFNKKLDKAIERDQPFSLIGFDIDKFKGINDEFGHPAGDALLIHVIKLISVNLKQGDDLFRLGGDEFCIISSISNHEALNRYLECILNTVSHSHCEHKGRQLSCTLSIGAAIRSGEDSEEIMQKADSMLYQSKSNGRNRVTIAG, from the coding sequence ATGCCGCACACTACCGACCCTCTAACAGGGTTGAAGAGACGAACTCTCCCATTGGTCGTATTTTCGGTCAGCTTTTTGATTACTGTGTTGTGTTTTATATTAGTCGCGCTGAACCAAAACCGCGCCCTGAATATGAATTTGAATAGCTTTGCTACTCACCAGACACTGAGCTTGGAAGCGTTTATCGACAATGATGTGGCTTACATAGGTTCCGGCGCCAATTTCTTCTATTCGAATGATCCTGAGAACTGGGATAAATTTGACCGTTTTGCTCAGCAAACCATTAATGATTCAAAGAGTCTGATTGGCTTGCAGTGGATGCAAAAAGTGGAGCCGGATGAGATTGCTGAACATACGGCTCAGATGAAAGAAAAGTATCCATCTTATAAGCTGTTCACCATCCCGAAGCATGAAGCAAAAACCTATGGCTACGTCTTAAATGGCGAGCCAGCTTTTATCGCGACTGACTTGTATCCCAATACTGCTGCTAACGACAAGGTTCTTGGCTTTTACTCTTCTCGTGAGCGATTCAAACGTGTTCTAGAAAACATTAAACAAACCCGAGAAGCGAATATTTCAGATAAGGTGCGTCTGATACAAGACGGCCTAGATCGAGATACCCCAAAGAGCGGCATGTTGGTTTACCACCCAGTGTTTGAAGGCGAAAGCGACAATTTGCTCGGTGTTGTGATTGGTGTAGTGCGCACCACTTATTATTTTGAAAACCTTTTGGCGTCAGCGGTGGGTGACATGGATGTGTATATTCGTGTTACCGATACCGGGTTCGAGGCAGAGGATTCACCAATCTTATTTGAAACCGAAGGTTATGAAGCGGTATCTGGGCACCATATTACTAAAACGATCGCACTGACTAATCGTGACTGGAAGATCGACTACAAGATCGACTCGTGCATCTCTTTTTATGGTTACCTTGTATTAACCGGAATCGCTTTGGTTGGCACAACCATCTCTTTACTGTTGGCGTATATCGTTAACATGCAAATCAGAGAAAAAGAGCGCTTGTATCGAATGCTGGATAAAAGGACAGAGGAGCTTCGTTTCTTAGCTGACCACGACAGCCTGACGGAGATTTATAACCGACGCGCTTTCAATAAGAAGCTGGACAAGGCGATTGAGCGAGACCAACCTTTTAGTTTGATTGGGTTTGATATCGACAAGTTCAAAGGCATTAACGATGAGTTTGGTCACCCGGCAGGCGATGCTTTACTGATTCATGTCATCAAGTTGATTTCTGTGAACCTGAAACAAGGGGACGACCTGTTCCGCTTGGGGGGGGATGAGTTCTGCATCATCTCTAGCATCTCAAATCATGAAGCGTTGAATCGTTATTTAGAATGCATTCTAAATACCGTGAGTCACTCTCACTGTGAACACAAAGGTCGACAACTTAGTTGTACCCTGAGTATTGGTGCTGCCATTCGTAGTGGCGAGGACTCTGAAGAGATCATGCAAAAAGCGGACAGCATGCTCTACCAAAGTAAGTCAAATGGCCGAAATAGAGTCACAATTGCAGGCTAA
- a CDS encoding 3'-5' exonuclease produces MNHNRVVCFDLEMCCWSEDGVGTTGEIIEVGLAEIDLASGTIVKRAQYYVKPEKDEVSLFCAELTGITPRKIEKQGRPLESVIKSMIKNFGGPNKIYAAWGRDDLILHKECIEKGIEPPFSEFLNIATLYRVQNRLKDKRIGHRAAQEAKNIEWEGRQHSGYVDAYNLAKLTLTML; encoded by the coding sequence ATGAATCACAATCGAGTGGTGTGTTTCGATTTGGAAATGTGCTGTTGGAGCGAAGACGGTGTAGGGACAACAGGTGAGATCATTGAAGTTGGTCTTGCTGAGATTGATCTCGCATCCGGTACTATCGTGAAGCGCGCACAATATTACGTTAAGCCAGAGAAAGACGAAGTCTCTCTGTTCTGCGCCGAACTCACGGGCATTACACCTCGCAAGATCGAAAAGCAGGGTCGCCCGCTAGAGTCTGTCATCAAGTCGATGATTAAGAACTTTGGTGGTCCAAACAAGATCTATGCAGCCTGGGGTCGTGATGACCTGATCTTACACAAAGAGTGTATAGAGAAAGGCATTGAACCTCCGTTTAGCGAGTTCTTAAACATCGCAACGCTTTACCGTGTTCAGAATCGCTTGAAAGACAAACGCATTGGTCACCGCGCTGCTCAAGAAGCCAAAAACATTGAGTGGGAAGGTCGTCAGCACTCGGGTTATGTTGATGCCTATAACCTTGCGAAACTCACATTGACCATGCTGTAG
- a CDS encoding cytochrome b/b6 domain-containing protein, producing the protein MNQEIISSSINNSGDAKENRKVDSLHWAMFCAVMVTLTLGFISSRLLPFPEKYPTILIHQIFGSVVLVLINLLIARMIAKPKRGENRFTLPKLVQIVQAVTLTFIAVSELSIALIETPVFSVYSWVFSEGATKKEMVGMLFFIHATAIKVFMSLVTLHLLGAMKHHFFDKGNKLNKMLGK; encoded by the coding sequence ATGAACCAAGAAATAATAAGCAGCAGTATAAATAATAGTGGTGATGCAAAAGAGAATAGAAAAGTTGATTCACTTCATTGGGCAATGTTTTGTGCAGTCATGGTTACCTTAACTCTTGGATTTATATCGAGCCGACTACTCCCGTTTCCTGAAAAATATCCAACGATATTGATACACCAAATTTTTGGCTCTGTTGTTTTAGTGCTCATAAATCTTCTGATTGCAAGAATGATCGCCAAACCCAAAAGAGGCGAAAATAGATTTACTCTTCCTAAGTTGGTGCAAATTGTTCAAGCAGTGACACTGACCTTTATCGCTGTGTCCGAATTAAGCATTGCACTAATCGAGACCCCCGTATTCAGTGTCTATTCATGGGTATTTAGTGAAGGAGCAACGAAGAAAGAAATGGTTGGCATGTTGTTTTTTATTCACGCGACAGCGATTAAAGTTTTCATGTCATTAGTGACGTTACATCTTTTAGGGGCAATGAAGCATCACTTTTTCGACAAGGGTAATAAGCTTAATAAAATGCTAGGTAAGTAA
- a CDS encoding winged helix-turn-helix domain-containing protein — MNNKIQEYNLVIDLDNRQLLNLSVNKHITLSPSECLLLKHLMDNCTQTIGREFLLTHCWPGRVVTNSSLNVAVKNVRTALRTVGSDCKVITVQKEGYCFVAPENDVANADELIDNSIDDTTETVVDAVENPITGGSMTDHDVIEVPASKHHTSLSYFNRKGKPHLVPLTAGIVVSALLVVVLSYLGLFMERTSINGIAVYHDSVNLDSMLVEDLSSIAEPGVEAIYLHRMGVDCGAIQVVILNQSGWKDISSSFELTHCNDAQAGLYEIEPINRLGINQATEGTVDEA; from the coding sequence ATGAATAATAAAATACAAGAATATAACTTGGTTATTGACCTTGATAACCGCCAATTGCTTAATCTTTCTGTTAATAAGCACATCACTTTATCACCATCAGAATGTTTGCTTTTAAAGCACTTGATGGACAACTGCACACAAACCATAGGACGAGAGTTTCTTCTGACACATTGTTGGCCGGGAAGGGTGGTAACCAATAGCTCTCTCAATGTAGCGGTTAAGAATGTTCGTACTGCACTTCGAACTGTTGGTTCTGATTGTAAGGTGATTACTGTCCAGAAAGAGGGATACTGCTTTGTCGCGCCTGAAAACGACGTGGCTAATGCGGATGAGCTGATAGATAACTCTATTGATGATACGACAGAAACCGTAGTAGATGCAGTTGAGAACCCAATCACTGGTGGTTCGATGACTGATCACGATGTGATTGAGGTGCCTGCTTCTAAGCATCACACATCGCTTAGTTATTTTAATCGCAAAGGTAAACCTCATCTAGTGCCACTAACTGCAGGTATCGTGGTGAGTGCTTTGTTAGTCGTTGTGCTCTCTTACCTCGGTTTATTCATGGAAAGAACGTCCATCAATGGAATTGCGGTGTACCACGATAGCGTCAATTTAGATTCGATGCTGGTGGAAGACTTATCATCGATTGCTGAACCTGGAGTCGAAGCAATATACCTGCATCGTATGGGTGTTGATTGCGGCGCCATACAAGTGGTGATATTGAACCAAAGTGGCTGGAAAGACATCAGCTCAAGCTTTGAATTAACGCACTGTAACGACGCGCAAGCCGGGCTCTACGAGATCGAACCCATTAATAGACTGGGAATAAACCAAGCAACAGAAGGAACGGTCGATGAAGCGTAA
- a CDS encoding tellurite resistance TerB family protein: MFNSLTSLFKQLVEGSDLGKTPIASPNLAIASLLCEVAGADHAINESEQEAKLHLLQRLLNITEEESKDLLAQAEPQVEQSVSLYDFTSQLRELSQPVRIDLIKAMWEVAHADGEIDPLEDSVIRKTAELLYVDHKDFIKSKLSVLGED, translated from the coding sequence ATGTTTAACTCACTGACCTCGTTATTTAAACAATTAGTTGAAGGCTCTGATTTAGGTAAAACACCCATTGCCTCACCTAACTTAGCTATCGCCAGCTTGTTATGTGAAGTCGCCGGTGCAGACCACGCGATCAACGAATCAGAGCAAGAAGCCAAGCTTCACTTACTGCAACGTTTGTTGAACATAACCGAAGAAGAATCAAAAGACTTATTGGCGCAAGCTGAGCCTCAAGTTGAGCAATCTGTTTCTCTGTACGATTTCACTTCTCAACTGCGAGAGCTGTCGCAGCCAGTTCGCATAGATTTGATTAAAGCTATGTGGGAAGTCGCGCATGCCGATGGAGAGATTGATCCACTTGAAGATTCCGTCATCCGCAAAACCGCAGAACTGCTTTACGTTGACCACAAAGATTTCATCAAAAGTAAATTAAGTGTTCTAGGCGAAGATTAG
- a CDS encoding VC1380 family protein → MIGIDRYNEGYSRLNESIVKVSELQNIIDHLPNDSDPDIVMGEEWLPERLVNTKLDGELLFMEFDNAPEENQGDDEGRGFVEHEIAMIREKLEQVLDDPSDTKTKADALLAIFLMGHELSSSEVIEVLEMTEDEMTEQETTVPETPELETTTVETHEPDTPELDTSALETKELNDTPPTI, encoded by the coding sequence TTGATTGGAATTGACCGTTACAATGAAGGATATTCTCGGTTAAATGAAAGTATTGTGAAAGTCTCAGAATTACAAAACATTATAGACCACTTACCCAATGATTCCGACCCAGATATCGTTATGGGTGAGGAATGGTTGCCAGAGCGACTGGTTAACACAAAGTTAGATGGTGAGTTGCTGTTTATGGAGTTCGATAATGCCCCTGAAGAAAACCAAGGGGATGACGAAGGCCGTGGCTTTGTAGAGCACGAAATTGCCATGATCCGAGAAAAGCTTGAACAAGTGTTAGACGACCCTTCCGATACTAAAACCAAAGCCGATGCCTTATTGGCGATATTTCTGATGGGTCATGAACTTTCTAGCTCCGAAGTTATCGAAGTCCTTGAGATGACGGAAGATGAAATGACAGAGCAAGAGACAACAGTGCCTGAAACTCCAGAACTGGAAACAACAACTGTTGAAACTCACGAGCCTGACACACCGGAACTCGACACCTCTGCGCTCGAAACAAAAGAACTCAACGACACACCTCCAACGATTTAG